From Scleropages formosus chromosome 1, fSclFor1.1, whole genome shotgun sequence, a single genomic window includes:
- the LOC108926496 gene encoding cohesin subunit SA-2 encodes MIAEPTAAWPLVLKENSTVDVAASASGGARNENRQKSVRGKRRAREGSENAKRRHSEPSLDSLGQPERHHLKYGDVEAVTLFEVVTMGKSAMQAVVDDWIEAYRADRETALLDLISFFIQCSGCKGVVTAEMFQYKQDSDILSKMVEELDEGSGLQYKKFLAFPWILTVTWPMDMDSGEYPLIMPGPYWKRFRSNFCEFLSVLVAQCQYSVIFDSYLMDTLISLLTELSDSRVRAFRHTCTLAAMKLLSALVGVALSLSVSLDNSQRLYEVERVKASCRRSGLRVDRIQRKIDELQDKRLEIENMMDAIFKGVFLKRYRDVVPDIRAICMEELGIWMRLYSSMFLNDSYLKYVGWMLHDKQPDVRLKCVQGLQALYGDAFLVSKLDLFTSRFKERMLSMALDKDHEVAVQAVRLLMIISESCEDVLSAEDCNNLYQLVFSSHRPLASIAGEFLYTKLLSDPAQADGAQQDGQEDLMAARVRTLIQFFRESELHDHVVYLVDSLWDSAGALLKNWTALTSLLFQDAGLSSDQQGLLIEIMLACVRQAAEGPPAAGRGTTKKVVSAKERKAQLDDCVRLTQHFVAVLPELLSKFSEDAEKVSCLLKIPQYFHAEASSVGFPEKHLEALLAQMDATIERHTDAAVLEAGARTFQVLCCEDVPWHNMAQGARDQLVQRWVARLSTLLGDVRNTDGTFSADDEVLKEILSTLKRVATFHNAQDLSRWGIYDMASQLLSAETQHGGLPPQVTVQALQCACYAVLWNLNTCTEVRLTREEALVQRGQLRGFCERCHRFLSHTHAVVREQAFLSLCDLLTAHSYQLQAWDPAAGAPLLYSPDPRLQRALVAFVLEHVFTGTEHDGQSKASEGETEAGRLEELHRRRNLLAAYCKLIVHGVLEMSMAADVFKFYMKYYNDFGDIIKEMLSRTRQMDKIESARTLVLCLQQLFLRLKQEQERGTACSSAVQTFSSIKELARRFSLTFGWDQIKSRESLAMIHRDGIEFVFQGFVQQAERHAPPNISYLTILSEFSSKLLKPDKKTIYAYLQKFAGEQVAGSGTREECWLPLVLYRSSLLATADCEDGASHVSCDTLRHGSLGHPSRSPSLSLKQSICDGEAQGPSVLPAKTPEQKSSTGLLCTESKAKRTLRLDMGPDERLEPEPPPAVRVPEPVLVPSLRQLSATDEDVDIMDISP; translated from the exons ATGATTGCAGAGCCCACAGCAGCTTGGCCCTTAGTGCTTAA AGAGAACTCGACCGTGGATGTTGCTGCCTCGGCCTCAGGTGGAGCGAGGAATGAAAACAGGCAGAAGAGTGTG aGGGGGAAGAGAAGAGCACGGGAGGGCTCCGAGAATGCCAAGCGCAGGCACTCTGAACCTAGCCTGGATAGTCTGGGCCAGCCGGAGCGCCACCACCTCAAGTATGGAGATGTTGAGGCTGTCACCCTCTTTGAGGTTGTCACCATGGGAAAAAGTGCCATGCAG GCTGTGGTGGATGACTGGATTGAGGCCTATCGGGCAGACAGAGAAACTGCCCTGCTGGACCTCATCAGCTTCTTCATCCAGTGCTCTGGGTGCAAAG GTGTGGTCACAGCCGAGATGTTCCAGTACAAACAGGACAGCGATATTTTGAGCAAGATGGTGGAGGAGCTTGATGAG GGGTCTGGGTTACAGTACAAAAAGTTCCTCGCCTTTCCTTGGATCCTGACTGTCACATGGCCGATGGACATG GACAGTGGGGAGTACCCGCTCATCATGCCCGGGCCCTACTGGAAGAGGTTCCGCTCCAACTTCTGTGAGTTCTTGTCCGTGCTGGTGGCCCAGTGTCAGTACAGTGTCATCTTTGACAGCTACCTGATGGACACGCTCATATCCCTGCTCACTGAACTGTCTGACTCCAGAGTGCGGGCATTCAGACACACCTGTACCCTTGCAG CCATGAAGCTCCTCAGTGCCTTGGTGGGCGTGGCCTTGAGCCTCAGTGTTAGCCTGGACAACAGTCAAAGGCTGTACGAGGTAGAGCGAGTGAAGGCTTCCTGCAGGAGAAGTGGCCTCAGGGTGGACCGGATCCAGCGCAAGATTGATGAG CTGCAAGACAAGAGGCTTGAAATAGAAAATATGATGGATGCGATCTTCAAAGGAGTCTTTTTGAAGCGGTATCG AGACGTGGTTCCCGACATCAGGGCTATTTGCATGGAGGAGCTGGGCATCTGGATGAGGCTCTACAGCAGCATGTTCTTGAACGACAGCTACTTGAAGTATGTGGGGTGGATGCTGCACGACAAG CAACCTGATGTCCGCTTGAAGTGTGTCCAGGGTCTGCAGGCCTTGTATGGAGATGCCTTTCTGGTGTCCAAACTGGACCTTTTCACCAGCCGCTTTAAG GAGAGAATGCTGTCCATGGCTCTTGACAAGGACCATGAGGTGGCAGTGCAGGCCGTGAGATTGCTTATGATTATCTCCGA GTCCTGTGAAGATGTGTTGAGTGCAGAGGACTGTAACAACCTCTACCAGCTGGTGTTCTCCTCCCACCGGCCCCTGGCTTCCATCGCAGGGGAGTTTCTGTACACAAA GCTGCTCAGTGATCCTGCTCAGGCAGATGGTGCTCAGCAGGATGGACAGGAGGATCTGATGGCTGCCAGGGTTCGGACCCTCATCCAGTTCTTTAGAGAGAGTGAG CTCCACGATCACGTGGTGTACCTGGTGGATAGCCTGTGGGACTCAGCTGGCGCCCTGTTGAAGAACTGGACGGCTCTCACCTCGCTGCTCTTTCAGGATGCAG GTCTGAGCAGTGATCAGCAGGGCTTGCTGATTGAGATCATGCTGGCGTGCGTGAGACAGGCGGCCGAGGGGCCCCCAGCGGCTGGAAGAGGGACGACCAAGAAG GTGGTCAGTGCCAAGGAGCGGAAGGCCCAGCTAGACGACTGCGTGAGACTGACACAGCACTTTGTTGCAGTTCTTCCTGAGCTGCTGTCCAAG TTCTCAGAGGATGCAGAGAAGGTGTCCTGTTTGCTTAAAATACCTCAGTACTTCCACGCAGAGGCCAGTAGTGTTGGGTTTCCGGAAAAG CACCTAGAGGCCCTGCTGGCTCAGATGGACGCCACCATAGAGAGGCACACGGACGCAGCAGTGTTGGAAGCGGGTGCTCGCACattccaggtgctctgctgtGAGGATGTCCCTTGGCACAATATGGCACAAGGTGCCAGAGACCAGCTAGTGCAGCGCTGGGTAGCGAGGCTGAGCACGCTGCTGGGAGATGTGCGCAACACA GATGGGACATTTAGTGCTGATGATGAGGTGTTAAAAGAAATTCTGTCTACGCTGAAGAGAGTCGCCACATTCCACAA TGCCCAGGATCTCTCCAGGTGGGGGATCTATGACATGGCCTCGCAGCTCCTTAGCGCTGAGACCCAGCATGGTGGACTTCCCCCTCAG GTTACGGTGCAGGCCCTACAGTGTGCGTGCTATGCTGTTCTCTGGAATCTGAACACGTGTACAGAAGTGCGCCTCACCAGG GAGGAGGCCCTCGTCCAGAGGGGCCAGCTTCGGGGCTTCTGCGAGCGCTGCCATCGCTTCCTGTCCCACACACACGCCGTGGTGAGGGAGCAG GCCTTCCTGTCCCTGTGCGACCTCCTCACGGCTCACAGCTACCAGCTGCAGGCCTGGGATCCCGCTGCTGGAGCCCCCCTCCTCTACAGTCCGGACCCCAGGTTACAGAGGGCTTTGGTGGCCTTCGTCCTGGAGCATGTCTTCACTGGGACTGAGCATGATGGTCAGAGCAAGG CCAGCGAAGGCGAGACGGAGGCCGGCCGCCTGGAGGAGCTCCACCGGCGCAGGAACCTGCTGGCAGCATACTGCAAGCTCATAGTGCATGGCGTGCTGGAGATGAGCATGGCTGCTGATGTCTTCAAGTTCTACATGAAG TACTACAACGATTTTGGTGacattatcaaagagatgttAAGCCGAACCAGGCAGATGGACAAAATAGAGAGCGCTAGGACGCTGGTCCTCTGTCTGCAGCAG CTGTTCCTCCGActgaagcaggagcaggaacgTGGAACGGCCTGCAGCTCCGCCGTCCAGACCTTCAGTAGCATCAAGGAGTTGGCGAGACGCTTCTCGCTTACCTTTGGCTGGGACCAGATCAAGTCGCGTGAGTCCCTGGCCATGATCCACAG GGACGGCATCGAGTTTGTGTTCCAGGGCTTCGTCCAGCAAGCAGAGAGACACGCTCCGCCCAACATCTCGTACCTCACCATATTAAGCGAGTTCTCCAGCAAGCTGCTGAAGCCGGACAAGAAGACCAT aTACGCGTACCTACAGAAGTTTGCGGGAGAGCAGGTCGCAGGCTCTGGCACTCGCGAGGAGTGCTGGCTGCCGCTGGTGCTCTACCGGTCCTCCTTGCTGGCTACGGCCGACTGCGAGGACGGCGCCTCCCACGTCAGCTGTGACACGTTGCGGCACGGCTCCCTGGGCCACCCGTCGCGCTCACCCTCACTCTCCCTCAAGCAGAGCATCTGTGATG GAGAGGCTCAGGGTCCCTCTGTGCTGCCGGCTAAGACCCCAGAGCAGAAGAGCTCTACCGGGCTCCTCTGCACGGAGAGCAAGGCAAAGCGGACCCTCAGACTGGACATGGG CCCAGACGAGAGGCTTGAACCGGAGCCTCCTCCAGCCGTCCGAGTGCCGGAGCCAGTGCTGGTCCCctcactgagacaactgagCGCCACCGACGAGGACGTGGACATAATGGACATTAGTCCCTAG